From a single Nostoc sp. MS1 genomic region:
- a CDS encoding radical SAM protein — MSLAASKGGIYGKENDIIGENINIVRQWLSVGQKQINSYQLYQLLRTKSRPIQLEIGIGNTCGLECKHCFLGYESGAMSSPLIPMPILLNTVTKMVEKMGTRLIAVTDRDALIPQRSIPFFEHLAKLRTQYSQIKIGGVTNGLTIDKYADDLERIKLDYLDISLDGLRGEHDKIRGEGKFDLTLKNLKIALNRQLAERVIVATTLHRFNDDSVIRLIHKLIIEEGVQWFDIGPLMAVKMQKYQLQQRDIVDFLDTLSQSLAPVKISKSVTIFIEICAYCAAFIPALIDSGWLIPENIRQDEYGHLYQNISINESITITLRPELIPEYWRHTLRISSDGYVIGGCEPLTQRYYSQMAISNIQWEDIENIYLKALEINSPFYHAIMSYDQSKCRDKACFAHCLGGDAFLAKSVYNDYNLKDPNCTWDEYQYQNVLNQKKDSTFYKVLQNSPIK; from the coding sequence ATGTCATTAGCAGCTAGTAAAGGGGGAATATATGGCAAGGAAAATGACATTATTGGTGAAAATATCAATATAGTCAGACAATGGTTATCTGTAGGTCAAAAACAAATTAATAGTTATCAACTTTATCAACTTTTACGAACAAAATCACGACCTATACAGTTAGAAATAGGTATTGGTAACACTTGTGGATTAGAATGCAAACATTGCTTTTTAGGTTACGAAAGTGGCGCTATGAGTAGCCCATTAATACCTATGCCTATCTTATTAAACACTGTTACAAAAATGGTTGAAAAAATGGGTACAAGACTAATTGCAGTCACAGATAGAGATGCTCTCATACCCCAACGCTCTATCCCATTTTTTGAACATCTAGCCAAACTGCGTACACAATATTCTCAAATAAAAATAGGAGGAGTTACTAATGGCTTAACAATTGATAAGTATGCTGATGATTTGGAACGTATTAAATTAGATTATTTGGATATTTCCTTAGATGGTTTACGTGGTGAACATGACAAAATTAGAGGTGAAGGCAAATTTGATTTAACCTTAAAAAATCTAAAAATTGCTTTAAATCGCCAGTTAGCTGAAAGAGTAATTGTTGCTACCACACTCCACCGTTTCAATGATGATTCCGTTATTAGATTAATTCATAAATTGATTATTGAGGAGGGAGTGCAATGGTTTGATATCGGCCCATTGATGGCTGTAAAAATGCAAAAATACCAGCTACAGCAAAGAGATATAGTAGACTTTTTGGACACCCTATCTCAGTCCCTTGCACCAGTCAAAATATCAAAATCAGTTACAATCTTTATAGAGATTTGTGCTTATTGTGCTGCCTTTATTCCAGCATTAATAGATAGTGGTTGGTTAATTCCAGAAAATATTCGCCAAGATGAATATGGACATTTATATCAAAATATTTCAATTAATGAGTCTATAACTATAACTCTTAGACCAGAATTAATTCCAGAATATTGGCGACATACTCTGCGAATTTCATCTGATGGTTATGTAATTGGAGGATGTGAACCTTTAACCCAAAGATATTATTCTCAGATGGCTATCAGCAATATTCAGTGGGAAGATATCGAAAATATTTACCTCAAAGCCTTAGAAATAAACTCACCTTTTTATCATGCGATTATGAGTTATGACCAATCAAAATGCCGTGATAAAGCTTGCTTTGCTCACTGTTTAGGTGGAGATGCTTTTTTAGCTAAGTCAGTATATAACGATTATAACTTAAAAGACCCTAACTGTACTTGGGACGAGTATCAATATCAAAATGTATTAAACCAAAAAAAAGATTCTACTTTTTATAAAGTATTACAAAACAGCCCAATTAAATGA
- a CDS encoding PEP-CTERM sorting domain-containing protein, which produces MRTIIKSIIFGSIGLFLATSITEPTSAAVISGSFKTPPGIFEIIDPPLGKSQGILSGTFKGVDKNGDGFITVELRPGDGFLPSYNELTEFEITSSNFEVIDTILGPGRILNFTLSSDQGNFVLGFRQEISSGKIFEFSFTEGFPSNASKDFNLNSSGLRVSYRSNPANASAFSAVFNSSNPIQNVPEPFTMIGAVASVGIGFLFKKEHSKRLVKVKGN; this is translated from the coding sequence ATGCGAACCATAATAAAGTCTATAATTTTTGGTAGTATAGGTTTGTTTTTGGCAACAAGTATAACTGAGCCTACCTCTGCGGCTGTTATCTCTGGTAGCTTTAAGACCCCACCAGGAATTTTTGAAATAATTGACCCACCTCTTGGTAAATCTCAAGGTATTTTATCAGGCACTTTCAAAGGTGTGGATAAAAATGGAGATGGATTTATTACGGTTGAACTTCGTCCTGGCGATGGTTTTCTTCCAAGCTATAATGAGCTAACCGAATTTGAAATAACTAGCTCTAACTTTGAGGTTATTGATACTATTTTAGGCCCAGGTAGAATTCTGAATTTTACCTTATCTTCGGATCAAGGAAATTTCGTTCTGGGTTTTAGACAAGAAATTAGCAGTGGAAAAATATTTGAATTTTCATTTACAGAAGGTTTTCCTAGCAATGCAAGCAAGGACTTCAATTTGAATAGTTCAGGTTTAAGGGTTAGCTATAGAAGTAATCCTGCTAATGCTTCTGCTTTCTCTGCTGTATTTAATTCTTCTAACCCCATTCAAAATGTTCCCGAACCCTTTACTATGATTGGAGCAGTTGCATCTGTGGGCATAGGATTTCTATTTAAAAAAGAGCATTCAAAAAGGCTGGTGAAAGTAAAAGGTAACTAA
- a CDS encoding tetratricopeptide repeat protein, whose product MYKRISFVLSVLLWGCVTAIPSVAQAQILVVQANNAELKRLLEEGKRLVDAGDYNGAIAVYQQAAALEPKNAKIHSGIGYLYAQQGNFPVALAAYRRAIAINPNNSDFFYAVGYIKGNMGDTKGAKEAYRRAIQINRNNVSAYVGLGVTQSRMGDYQAASWAFAQAIKLDKNNAQTYEFMGQMYKQRRQTKQASNLLQKARDLYQRRNDANGVARVEAMLQQL is encoded by the coding sequence GTGTACAAACGCATATCATTCGTGTTGAGTGTGCTTTTATGGGGATGTGTTACTGCTATACCCTCAGTAGCGCAAGCTCAGATTTTGGTAGTACAGGCTAACAATGCAGAGTTAAAAAGATTGTTAGAAGAAGGTAAGAGGCTAGTGGATGCTGGTGATTATAACGGGGCGATCGCAGTTTATCAACAAGCAGCAGCTTTAGAACCGAAAAATGCTAAAATTCATTCAGGAATTGGGTATTTATACGCACAACAGGGAAATTTTCCAGTAGCACTAGCAGCATACCGTAGAGCGATCGCCATTAACCCAAATAATAGTGATTTTTTCTATGCAGTAGGTTACATCAAAGGCAACATGGGTGATACCAAGGGCGCAAAAGAAGCTTACCGCCGCGCCATCCAAATCAACCGCAACAACGTTAGCGCTTATGTAGGTTTAGGTGTCACCCAATCTCGTATGGGAGACTACCAAGCAGCTAGTTGGGCATTTGCACAAGCCATTAAGCTTGATAAAAACAATGCCCAGACCTACGAGTTTATGGGACAAATGTATAAACAACGTCGGCAAACTAAACAAGCCAGCAACCTCCTACAAAAAGCCCGTGACTTGTACCAAAGACGCAATGATGCCAATGGTGTGGCAAGGGTAGAGGCGATGCTCCAACAGCTATAG
- the fghA gene encoding S-formylglutathione hydrolase, giving the protein MTNIKLISEYKSFDGKLGFYSHASSACNGEMRFAVYQPPQATEKPVPVLYFLSGLTCTEENFMVKAGAQRYAAEYGLMLVTPDTSPRNTGIAGEDDEWDFGTGAGFYVDATEAPWRSHYQMYSYIVQELPALIAANFPIQSDKQGIFGHSMGGHGALVCALRNPNIFKSVSAFAPIVAPMRCPWGQKAFSRYLGSNQESWRDYDASELVQKFGYHSQILIDQGTDDKFLAEQLLTDKFAQACAVVNQPLNLRYQSGYDHSYYFIASFIEDHIRHHAMGYAPP; this is encoded by the coding sequence ATGACTAACATCAAACTCATCTCAGAATATAAAAGCTTTGACGGTAAACTCGGCTTTTATTCTCACGCTTCTTCTGCTTGTAACGGGGAAATGCGCTTCGCTGTTTATCAACCACCACAAGCAACTGAGAAACCTGTACCAGTGCTTTATTTTCTCTCTGGTTTGACTTGTACGGAAGAGAATTTTATGGTGAAAGCTGGGGCGCAGCGTTACGCGGCTGAGTATGGTTTAATGTTGGTTACGCCAGATACTAGCCCACGCAATACTGGAATTGCAGGTGAGGATGATGAGTGGGATTTTGGTACAGGTGCAGGTTTTTATGTAGATGCGACGGAAGCGCCTTGGCGATCGCATTACCAAATGTATAGTTATATTGTGCAAGAATTACCTGCTTTAATTGCTGCTAATTTTCCAATACAATCAGACAAACAAGGTATTTTTGGTCATTCAATGGGTGGACATGGGGCCCTGGTTTGTGCTTTGCGTAACCCCAATATCTTCAAATCTGTTTCGGCTTTTGCACCTATTGTTGCACCTATGCGTTGTCCTTGGGGGCAAAAAGCTTTTAGTCGTTATTTAGGCAGTAATCAAGAAAGTTGGCGTGATTATGATGCTAGTGAATTAGTGCAGAAATTTGGTTATCACAGTCAAATTCTCATTGATCAAGGTACAGATGATAAATTTTTGGCTGAACAATTGTTAACAGATAAATTTGCTCAAGCTTGTGCAGTAGTTAACCAACCGCTTAATTTACGTTACCAAAGTGGCTATGACCACAGCTATTATTTTATCGCCAGTTTTATAGAAGACCACATCCGCCATCATGCGATGGGCTACGCCCCGCCGTAG
- a CDS encoding S-(hydroxymethyl)glutathione dehydrogenase/class III alcohol dehydrogenase, producing MEVKAAVAYGAGKPLTIETVQLEGPKAGEVLVEIQASGVCHTDAYTLSGADPEGLFPAILGHEGAGVVVDVGASVTSVKPGDHVIPLYTPECRQCEYCLSFKTNLCQAIRATQGRGVMPDGTSRFSIDGQMIHHYMGTSTFSNYTVLPEIAVAKIRKDAPFDKVCYIGCGVTTGIGAVINTAKVEPGANIIVFGLGGIGLNVIQGARMVGANMIVGVDINPSKRDLAEKFGMTHFVNPNEVEGDLVPYLVELTKGGADYTFECIGNVKIMRQALECCHKGWGVSVIIGVAGAGQEISTRPFQLVTGRVWKGSAFGGARGRTDVPKIVDWYMDGKINIDDLITHVMPIEKINDALDLMHKGESIRSVVTF from the coding sequence GTGGAAGTGAAAGCAGCAGTAGCTTACGGCGCGGGTAAGCCGTTAACGATTGAAACAGTGCAACTGGAAGGGCCAAAAGCTGGGGAAGTATTGGTTGAGATTCAAGCCAGTGGAGTTTGCCATACCGATGCTTACACTCTTTCAGGAGCCGATCCCGAAGGTTTATTTCCCGCCATTTTAGGACATGAAGGCGCGGGTGTGGTGGTAGATGTAGGCGCAAGTGTCACCAGCGTCAAGCCTGGAGATCATGTAATTCCTCTGTACACCCCAGAATGTCGTCAGTGTGAATATTGTTTAAGTTTTAAAACCAATCTCTGTCAAGCAATTCGTGCTACCCAAGGGCGCGGTGTTATGCCTGATGGTACTAGCCGTTTTAGTATCGATGGGCAGATGATTCATCATTACATGGGAACATCGACATTTTCCAACTACACAGTATTGCCAGAAATTGCTGTTGCCAAAATTCGTAAAGATGCGCCATTTGATAAGGTTTGTTACATTGGCTGTGGTGTAACTACAGGTATCGGCGCAGTCATCAATACAGCCAAAGTAGAACCGGGAGCTAATATCATAGTATTTGGCTTAGGAGGTATTGGTTTAAACGTCATCCAAGGGGCGCGGATGGTGGGAGCTAATATGATTGTTGGGGTAGATATCAACCCTAGTAAACGTGATTTGGCTGAGAAATTTGGGATGACGCATTTTGTTAATCCTAATGAAGTGGAAGGTGATTTAGTACCTTATTTGGTGGAGTTAACAAAAGGCGGTGCTGATTACACATTTGAGTGTATTGGCAATGTAAAAATAATGCGTCAAGCACTGGAATGTTGTCACAAAGGTTGGGGTGTAAGTGTCATTATTGGTGTTGCTGGTGCAGGACAAGAAATTAGCACTCGTCCATTTCAATTAGTCACTGGGCGTGTATGGAAAGGTTCAGCTTTTGGCGGTGCTAGAGGGCGTACAGATGTGCCAAAAATTGTTGATTGGTATATGGATGGGAAGATAAATATTGATGATCTAATTACTCATGTAATGCCTATTGAGAAGATTAATGATGCTTTAGATTTAATGCACAAAGGTGAATCAATTCGTAGTGTAGTAACTTTTTAG
- a CDS encoding ABC transporter ATP-binding protein, which yields MTAAVLLENVYKLYNKVPVVNDLSFNIEAGEIFALLGPNGAGKSTTIRMLTTLTKPSQGRVEVAGYDVVRQPMLAKRNIGVVLQQISVDGDLSVWENMELHGRLHHIANPQRQRLINQWLEYVELVDRRDSLVKTLSGGMKRRLQIARALLHQPQILFLDEPTVGLDPQTRRRLWEIIRDLNKQGMTMLLTTHYMDEVEFLCDAFGSAKPGRIGIMDGGKLISLGTLKQLRSVHGEGLVTKQLSVTDAGNDSSRGWEYLFFPTLEEANNYLNQQPDKTGMMVRPSNLEDIFVELTGRQLN from the coding sequence ATGACGGCTGCTGTTCTTCTGGAAAACGTTTACAAGCTTTACAACAAGGTTCCTGTAGTTAATGACTTGTCATTCAATATTGAAGCTGGAGAAATCTTCGCTCTTCTTGGCCCCAACGGTGCAGGTAAATCTACAACAATTCGGATGCTAACCACACTCACAAAACCATCCCAAGGAAGGGTGGAAGTTGCTGGTTATGATGTGGTGCGTCAACCGATGTTAGCAAAGCGAAATATTGGCGTTGTTTTGCAACAAATTAGCGTCGATGGTGATTTGAGCGTGTGGGAAAATATGGAACTGCATGGCAGGTTACATCATATTGCTAACCCACAGCGACAACGATTAATTAATCAATGGTTGGAATATGTTGAACTTGTAGACAGACGGGACAGTTTGGTAAAAACTTTGTCTGGGGGGATGAAACGACGACTGCAAATAGCCAGGGCTTTATTACATCAACCACAAATTTTATTTTTAGATGAACCCACAGTGGGACTAGATCCTCAAACTCGTCGCCGTCTGTGGGAAATTATTAGGGACTTAAATAAACAAGGAATGACGATGTTATTAACGACTCATTACATGGATGAGGTGGAATTTTTATGTGACGCTTTTGGCTCTGCTAAACCAGGACGCATCGGTATTATGGATGGTGGCAAGTTAATTTCTTTAGGAACTTTAAAGCAACTGCGTTCTGTTCACGGTGAAGGTTTAGTAACGAAACAGTTGAGTGTTACCGATGCGGGTAATGATAGTTCACGAGGTTGGGAATATTTATTTTTCCCCACTTTGGAAGAGGCAAACAATTATCTAAATCAACAGCCGGATAAAACTGGTATGATGGTACGCCCCTCTAACTTAGAAGATATTTTTGTCGAGTTAACAGGAAGGCAGTTAAATTAA
- the glgP gene encoding alpha-glucan family phosphorylase: MSQKSANTAALHLSEKLPFSLKRLADLAYNYWWSWSGDRLALFQAIDPQEWEHCGHNPVAILESVSYERLTQLAEDPFYLKQVAALAKEFDQYINQKDTWVSRVAPQVTHENPIAYFCAEFGIHESLAIYSGGLGILAGDHLKSSSDLGVPLVGIGLLYRQGYFRQRLSRQGWQEDYYIDNPFHRMPIELIKNEQGEPLTIQLEVRQRQVKVQIWRVQVGRVSLYLLDSDRPDNDPIDRWLTGHLYGGNIETRIAQEVVLGIGGVRALQALGIKPSVYHLNEGHAAFCTLEVARLEIERTGKSFYDIEASVRNSCVFTTHTPVPAGHDVFSPDLIDSFFAQYWPQLRLSREQFLALGARRLGDPWEPFGMTVLALRMSRACNGVSELHGQVSRKMWTVLYPQRSEDKVPIGYITNGVHAPTWTAPLLADLYDQYLGADWRTRAVDPQMWAKVDEIPDEELWSRHLILKERLVAYTRYKVRKAREQRGEDSRLIQASDSLLDPKILTIGFARRFSPYKRGDLILRDAQRALKIFSNPERPVQIVFAGKAHPADEEGKRIIQRLMEWCHNSGIINRVAFIEDYDIYTGQKLVQGVDVWLNNPRRPLEASGTSGQKVCFNGGINCSVLDGWWCEGYQATPEGKGTNGWAIGEDANTSDQELQDRIDSLSLYQLLEEEIVPLYYDQDAQGIPHRWVQMMKASIKTNAPLFNTDRMIADYVSQVYVPEIATTVQPILAKVLL, from the coding sequence ATGTCTCAGAAGAGTGCAAATACAGCAGCCTTACATTTAAGTGAAAAGCTACCTTTTTCCCTCAAACGCCTAGCAGATTTAGCTTATAACTATTGGTGGAGTTGGAGCGGCGATCGCCTAGCATTATTCCAAGCCATTGATCCCCAAGAATGGGAACACTGCGGACACAACCCAGTAGCAATTTTAGAGTCGGTCAGTTACGAACGGCTTACGCAGTTAGCAGAAGATCCCTTTTATCTCAAACAGGTTGCAGCTTTAGCTAAAGAGTTTGACCAATACATTAACCAAAAAGATACATGGGTGAGTCGAGTTGCACCACAAGTTACCCATGAGAACCCCATTGCTTATTTTTGTGCAGAATTTGGCATTCATGAATCTCTAGCAATTTATTCTGGGGGCTTGGGAATTTTGGCTGGGGATCACCTGAAATCATCCTCAGATTTGGGTGTACCGTTGGTGGGGATCGGCTTACTGTACCGCCAAGGTTATTTTCGTCAACGCTTGAGCCGTCAAGGTTGGCAAGAAGATTACTATATCGATAATCCCTTCCACCGGATGCCCATTGAACTAATTAAGAATGAGCAAGGGGAACCACTAACAATTCAATTGGAAGTGCGCCAGCGCCAAGTAAAAGTGCAGATTTGGCGAGTGCAAGTAGGGCGCGTCAGTTTATATTTACTAGATAGCGATCGCCCAGACAATGATCCCATTGACCGTTGGCTAACTGGACACTTGTACGGTGGTAACATAGAAACCCGCATCGCCCAAGAAGTAGTCTTAGGAATTGGCGGTGTGAGGGCGTTACAAGCCTTGGGAATCAAACCTTCCGTCTACCACCTCAACGAAGGTCACGCCGCCTTCTGTACCTTAGAAGTTGCCCGTTTAGAAATCGAACGCACAGGTAAATCCTTCTACGACATTGAAGCCAGTGTGCGTAATAGTTGCGTATTCACCACCCATACACCCGTTCCCGCCGGACACGATGTCTTCTCCCCAGACTTAATTGACTCCTTCTTTGCCCAGTACTGGCCACAATTACGCCTTTCCCGCGAACAATTTTTAGCATTAGGTGCAAGACGGCTGGGTGATCCTTGGGAACCCTTCGGGATGACAGTGTTAGCACTGCGGATGTCTCGCGCTTGTAACGGTGTGAGTGAATTGCACGGTCAGGTATCCCGTAAGATGTGGACAGTGCTTTATCCCCAACGGTCAGAGGATAAAGTACCCATTGGCTATATTACCAATGGCGTACACGCACCCACTTGGACAGCCCCACTTTTAGCAGACTTGTACGACCAATATTTGGGTGCAGACTGGAGAACTCGCGCTGTTGATCCCCAAATGTGGGCAAAGGTAGACGAAATTCCCGATGAGGAACTGTGGTCACGCCACCTGATTCTCAAGGAAAGATTAGTTGCCTATACCCGTTATAAAGTTAGGAAAGCACGGGAACAACGGGGTGAAGATTCAAGATTAATTCAAGCGAGTGATAGTTTACTTGACCCCAAAATCCTGACCATTGGCTTTGCTAGACGCTTTAGTCCCTACAAACGTGGGGATCTGATCTTACGTGATGCACAACGGGCGCTGAAGATTTTTAGCAACCCTGAACGTCCTGTGCAGATAGTATTCGCAGGGAAAGCCCATCCAGCCGATGAAGAAGGTAAGCGGATTATTCAACGCTTAATGGAGTGGTGTCATAATTCCGGCATTATCAACCGCGTCGCCTTTATTGAAGACTACGACATTTACACCGGACAAAAGCTAGTGCAAGGGGTGGATGTCTGGTTAAATAATCCCCGCCGTCCTTTGGAAGCATCTGGGACAAGTGGACAGAAAGTCTGCTTTAACGGTGGGATCAATTGCAGTGTCCTTGATGGTTGGTGGTGTGAAGGTTATCAAGCCACGCCAGAAGGTAAAGGAACCAATGGTTGGGCAATTGGGGAAGATGCCAATACTAGCGACCAAGAATTGCAAGACCGCATTGATTCGCTATCGCTGTATCAGTTATTAGAAGAGGAAATTGTGCCTTTATACTATGATCAAGATGCACAAGGTATTCCTCACCGTTGGGTGCAAATGATGAAAGCATCGATTAAAACGAATGCACCTTTATTTAATACGGATAGGATGATTGCTGATTACGTTTCTCAAGTGTATGTGCCGGAAATAGCTACTACTGTACAGCCGATTTTGGCGAAAGTTCTACTGTAG
- a CDS encoding response regulator — MSNCTVLIVEDEPEWRELHKSQLEKAGLSCYATNNGIDAIDYAQRNNIKVVIIDEILLVTPGQDGELQRLQGRGVIREIINRGLDTKFIFITASPYNKGNLNEPGFWREFVSLKILPGVIEVINKQEIDHNCEETYERIINIVKKLNQETHKINQINWRKTPFALFFQLVRNLRVDASIILFNFNIHLDGRKDMDTINIDLSKSKGIVNLRTQVNAEQTGVETNYFTNPNVVETAQEMEAVLDDVWSKHPIKTATQQRLFAVEFEKAVEKKPALKAKIISAVKSGGVEALKQACSHPAVDIALAAYDGWKNP, encoded by the coding sequence ATGTCTAACTGTACGGTGCTGATTGTAGAAGATGAGCCAGAATGGCGAGAATTACATAAAAGCCAGTTAGAAAAAGCTGGACTCTCTTGCTACGCTACCAACAATGGAATTGATGCTATTGATTATGCTCAAAGGAACAACATTAAGGTAGTCATAATTGATGAAATTCTACTTGTTACTCCTGGACAAGACGGAGAATTACAACGCTTGCAAGGAAGAGGCGTTATCCGTGAAATTATCAATCGTGGTTTAGATACTAAGTTTATATTCATCACCGCCTCACCTTATAACAAAGGTAATCTCAATGAACCAGGATTTTGGCGGGAATTTGTATCTTTGAAAATTCTACCTGGAGTAATTGAAGTCATTAATAAGCAGGAAATAGACCACAACTGTGAGGAAACTTATGAGCGAATAATTAATATTGTGAAAAAGCTCAATCAAGAGACTCATAAGATAAACCAGATTAATTGGAGGAAAACTCCATTTGCATTGTTTTTTCAATTAGTTAGAAATCTTCGTGTCGATGCAAGTATTATTTTGTTCAATTTCAACATTCATTTAGATGGGAGAAAAGATATGGATACAATAAACATTGACTTATCTAAAAGTAAAGGTATCGTTAACCTTCGCACTCAAGTTAATGCCGAGCAAACTGGGGTGGAAACTAATTACTTTACAAATCCAAATGTAGTAGAAACTGCCCAGGAAATGGAGGCTGTACTCGATGATGTATGGTCAAAGCATCCTATCAAAACTGCAACGCAACAACGGTTATTTGCAGTGGAGTTTGAGAAAGCTGTGGAAAAGAAGCCAGCGCTCAAAGCGAAAATTATCTCGGCTGTTAAATCTGGTGGAGTGGAGGCGTTGAAACAAGCTTGCAGCCATCCAGCAGTGGATATTGCACTGGCAGCTTACGATGGGTGGAAGAATCCTTAA